A region from the Actinomycetota bacterium genome encodes:
- a CDS encoding AAA family ATPase, whose product MAIILVAKRAAQWPTTTTRALISRSADQFPVVVVQGLPGSGKTSLAESLAQSLCLPLLSKDTIKQVLEKHLPQPAAGNEIGKASQQVLYALVAYAYSGAVLDSFFHASFVSELQAIGPRLVQVYCRCPYEVARQRYEERARRDPTRHGDRERGEQDWQLWLKEGGRPLPLEAPLLEVDTTLPVDADGVAQWVRDRSSREW is encoded by the coding sequence ATGGCGATCATCCTTGTCGCCAAGAGAGCGGCCCAATGGCCGACCACTACAACCAGAGCCTTGATTTCCAGGTCGGCCGATCAATTCCCTGTCGTGGTCGTTCAGGGGTTACCGGGTAGCGGGAAGACTTCCCTCGCCGAGTCGCTTGCTCAGAGTCTCTGCCTTCCCCTGCTCAGCAAGGACACCATCAAGCAGGTTCTCGAGAAGCACCTCCCCCAGCCTGCCGCGGGCAATGAGATCGGCAAGGCCAGTCAGCAAGTCCTGTACGCGCTCGTCGCATACGCCTACTCCGGCGCTGTACTCGACTCTTTCTTCCATGCCTCGTTCGTGTCGGAGCTTCAGGCGATCGGCCCCCGACTCGTCCAGGTGTACTGCAGGTGCCCCTACGAGGTTGCGCGACAGCGTTACGAGGAGAGGGCCCGGAGGGATCCAACCAGGCACGGCGACCGCGAACGGGGCGAACAGGATTGGCAGCTCTGGTTGAAGGAAGGTGGACGCCCACTGCCCCTGGAGGCCCCTCTTCTCGAGGTCGACACTACGTTGCCGGTCGACGCCGACGGTGTTGCCCAGTGGGTCCGGGACAGGTCGAGCCGAGAGTGGTGA
- a CDS encoding TIGR03617 family F420-dependent LLM class oxidoreductase has translation MAFKIDGILPPGLAAARDAAGPMEALGYDGLWSTETTSEPFLDLAAVALETSRPLIGTNLAIAFARSPFVTAVASWQLHRASGGRFVLGLGTQVKGHIERRFGMAWESPGPKLREYVQALQALWAAFQGQRPLDFRGRFYTHTVISPFFDPGPIDHPPPKVWLAAVNEYNAETCGLVADGILVHPVHSRRYVEQVLMPAIERGLAKSGRSRSDITVMCPVFLVVGRDAEEAAASDAFVRSQIAFYGSTRTYSRIFTTHGWNDTPTRLHQLMGAGDLGAMPGAISDEMLSEFAITGHPDDVVGRVRERYDGLADRLYFYNLFTSPFAGDDGRQRELIAALSS, from the coding sequence GTGGCTTTCAAGATCGACGGCATCCTGCCTCCCGGCTTGGCCGCCGCCCGCGACGCGGCAGGCCCGATGGAGGCGCTGGGCTATGACGGGTTGTGGTCCACCGAGACGACGTCCGAGCCGTTCCTGGATCTCGCCGCCGTTGCGCTGGAGACGTCGCGTCCGCTGATCGGGACCAACCTCGCCATCGCCTTCGCCCGGTCCCCGTTCGTCACCGCGGTGGCGTCGTGGCAGCTGCACAGGGCGTCGGGCGGACGGTTCGTCCTCGGGCTCGGCACCCAGGTGAAAGGTCACATCGAGAGGCGGTTCGGGATGGCCTGGGAGTCGCCGGGCCCGAAGCTGCGCGAGTACGTGCAGGCGCTGCAGGCTCTGTGGGCGGCTTTTCAGGGACAGCGCCCGCTGGACTTCCGCGGGCGTTTCTACACCCACACGGTCATATCGCCGTTCTTCGACCCCGGACCGATCGACCACCCGCCCCCGAAGGTCTGGCTCGCCGCGGTGAACGAGTACAACGCCGAGACGTGCGGACTGGTCGCCGACGGGATCCTCGTCCACCCAGTGCACTCACGCCGGTACGTCGAGCAGGTGCTGATGCCGGCCATCGAGCGCGGGCTCGCGAAGTCGGGCCGGTCGCGGTCGGACATCACCGTCATGTGCCCGGTGTTTCTGGTCGTCGGGCGCGACGCGGAGGAGGCGGCGGCGTCGGACGCTTTCGTCCGCTCGCAGATCGCCTTCTACGGCTCGACCCGGACTTACTCCCGCATTTTCACCACCCACGGGTGGAACGACACGCCGACGCGGCTGCACCAGCTCATGGGGGCCGGGGACCTCGGCGCCATGCCGGGCGCGATCAGCGACGAGATGCTGTCGGAGTTTGCGATCACCGGACACCCGGACGACGTCGTGGGCCGCGTCCGCGAGCGCTACGACGGCCTTGCCGACAGGCTGTACTTCTACAACCTGTTCACCTCCCCGTTCGCCGGAGACGACGGCAGGCAGCGCGAGCTCATCGCGGCGCTTTCTTCTTAG
- a CDS encoding S1C family serine protease has product MTDDETLRPHADEPSQAAPPRDPAQQAPPEEDIRPDEDGEPTPPDWTEPVDPAMAGSRDDEQTPQQIWDPKTGRWVSEDELREGPRATSPWRSEAPAGDGVPALVSSAVAGVAGAVLAIVALLFFPGNLARTGGTQSRPGASAGQAVDAAASVQAAREWVVNVAVTGASGGDRFGSGIVIDDQGHVATSTRLVDGGGSVSLRGPAGEPVAAEILGRDVVTDVAILRASVPGVSRAVMGTAEFVHLGDPIVLVGSLPGAQTVAAQGVVASIGRPSSSGGRVRFNQIQLDALVMPNSAGGVALDRESSAVGMVTVVAEGPAQIVPIDVVRSVHRQLLDGSQVSHPYTGAITNETGVSGAGRDSSGLAVAVVLKGSPAEKAGLKAGDLIVAIDGKQVGGPLSLVVRTLEGKPGEKVDLSILRGTVNEDLTVTLDEQPQDLQ; this is encoded by the coding sequence ATGACCGACGACGAGACGCTGCGCCCGCACGCGGACGAACCGTCGCAGGCCGCCCCGCCACGGGACCCCGCCCAGCAGGCGCCCCCCGAAGAAGACATCCGTCCCGACGAGGACGGAGAGCCCACACCTCCCGACTGGACCGAACCCGTCGACCCGGCCATGGCAGGGTCCCGCGACGACGAGCAGACGCCCCAGCAGATCTGGGACCCGAAGACGGGACGCTGGGTGAGCGAGGACGAACTGCGCGAGGGCCCCCGGGCGACTTCGCCGTGGCGTTCCGAGGCTCCGGCCGGCGACGGGGTGCCGGCGCTCGTCTCCTCCGCGGTTGCCGGGGTGGCCGGCGCGGTGCTGGCGATCGTCGCGCTGCTGTTCTTCCCCGGCAACCTGGCCAGGACCGGCGGCACGCAGAGCCGCCCCGGCGCCTCCGCCGGCCAGGCCGTGGACGCCGCGGCCTCCGTCCAGGCAGCCCGGGAGTGGGTGGTCAACGTAGCGGTGACCGGTGCCTCCGGAGGCGACAGGTTCGGGTCGGGAATCGTCATCGACGACCAGGGGCACGTCGCGACGTCCACGCGGCTTGTCGACGGAGGAGGCTCCGTCTCGCTGCGTGGACCGGCGGGCGAGCCGGTCGCCGCCGAGATCCTGGGGAGGGACGTCGTCACCGACGTCGCGATCCTGCGCGCATCGGTGCCGGGCGTCAGCCGAGCCGTCATGGGGACTGCGGAGTTCGTCCACCTCGGTGACCCGATCGTCCTGGTGGGCTCCCTGCCCGGGGCGCAGACGGTGGCCGCGCAGGGTGTAGTGGCCTCGATAGGGCGCCCCTCCTCTTCGGGGGGAAGAGTGCGCTTTAACCAGATCCAGCTCGACGCGCTGGTGATGCCGAACTCAGCCGGCGGTGTGGCGCTGGACAGGGAAAGCAGTGCCGTCGGAATGGTGACGGTGGTTGCGGAGGGCCCCGCCCAGATAGTGCCCATCGACGTCGTGAGGTCGGTGCACAGACAGCTGCTGGACGGATCGCAGGTGTCGCACCCGTACACCGGGGCGATCACCAACGAGACCGGGGTCTCAGGCGCGGGCCGCGACTCCAGCGGCCTCGCGGTCGCCGTGGTCCTGAAGGGATCCCCGGCTGAGAAGGCGGGGCTGAAAGCGGGCGACCTAATCGTCGCGATCGACGGAAAGCAGGTCGGGGGCCCGCTGTCGCTGGTGGTTAGGACCCTGGAGGGCAAGCCAGGCGAGAAGGTCGATCTCTCCATCCTGCGGGGCACAGTCAACGAGGATCTCACTGTGACCCTCGACGAGCAGCCCCAGGACCTTCAGTAG
- a CDS encoding class F sortase, with protein MPAGARFTSRVLALCCALTVAAGCAGVDGDVAPALRVVSTPFPTPSPTAAPTPAGVRAAADDGSLTNSGGRIRWVPTARPGPFPEPASVSLPTLGEQAPIVRVGVNLKGEMAVPTNARQVAWLDQGPFPGATQNAVLAGHKNYAGRVGTFNNLSRLGPGDPIVVEYAGRRWEYRTIWVRQYDPDTAPVQKLMGFTETHSVTLITCGGVFNRRTRHYEDRMIARGELVSGPPLEEVPEVRGRLGAVLG; from the coding sequence ATGCCGGCTGGGGCCCGTTTCACCTCGCGCGTCCTTGCGCTCTGCTGCGCGCTGACGGTGGCGGCCGGTTGCGCCGGGGTGGACGGCGATGTCGCCCCGGCCCTGCGCGTGGTGTCGACCCCGTTTCCGACTCCCAGTCCCACCGCGGCCCCGACGCCCGCGGGCGTTCGCGCGGCTGCCGACGACGGCAGCCTCACCAACTCCGGCGGGCGGATCCGCTGGGTTCCGACGGCCCGGCCCGGTCCGTTTCCCGAGCCCGCGTCCGTCTCGCTGCCGACGCTTGGAGAGCAGGCTCCCATCGTCCGCGTGGGGGTCAACCTGAAGGGCGAGATGGCCGTCCCGACCAACGCCCGGCAGGTGGCGTGGCTGGACCAGGGTCCGTTCCCGGGGGCCACGCAGAACGCGGTGCTGGCTGGGCACAAGAACTACGCCGGGCGCGTGGGGACGTTCAACAACCTCTCGAGGCTGGGCCCCGGCGACCCCATCGTCGTCGAGTACGCGGGCCGCCGGTGGGAGTACAGGACGATCTGGGTCCGACAGTACGACCCAGACACCGCGCCGGTGCAGAAGCTGATGGGCTTCACCGAGACGCACTCGGTGACCCTGATCACGTGCGGGGGTGTCTTCAACCGCCGGACCCGCCACTACGAGGACCGCATGATCGCGCGCGGCGAGCTGGTGTCAGGGCCGCCGCTCGAGGAGGTCCCGGAAGTTCGGGGACGGTTGGGAGCCGTACTCGGGTAG
- a CDS encoding uracil-DNA glycosylase produces the protein MRLSELNRTVVSCRRCPRLVEWRETVAATRRASFASEEYWGRPLPGFGDPSARLLVVGLAPAAHGGNRTGRFFTGDRSGDWLFAALHRAGYANQPHSVGRDDGLDLADCYVTAVVRCPPPGNRPTPQERDNCLGYLVEELRILDQVRAIVCLGAFAWDGTLRAVAEASGERPSPKPRFGHGARTRAGPYALIGSYHVSQQNTFTGRLTEPMLDAVFELAREASRR, from the coding sequence ATGCGACTGAGTGAGTTGAACCGGACCGTGGTGTCCTGCCGGAGATGCCCGCGCCTGGTTGAGTGGCGCGAGACCGTGGCCGCTACCAGGCGCGCGTCGTTCGCGTCCGAGGAGTACTGGGGCCGCCCGCTACCCGGCTTCGGAGACCCCAGCGCGCGCCTCCTGGTGGTCGGACTCGCCCCCGCGGCCCACGGAGGCAACCGGACGGGACGTTTCTTCACGGGGGACCGGTCCGGCGACTGGCTTTTCGCGGCCCTGCACCGGGCCGGCTACGCCAACCAGCCCCACTCCGTGGGCCGCGACGATGGTCTAGATCTGGCCGACTGCTACGTCACGGCGGTGGTCCGTTGCCCCCCGCCCGGCAACCGCCCCACCCCGCAGGAAAGGGACAACTGCCTCGGCTACCTGGTCGAGGAGCTGCGGATCCTCGACCAGGTCAGGGCGATTGTCTGCCTGGGCGCCTTCGCCTGGGACGGGACGCTGCGGGCAGTGGCGGAGGCGTCGGGCGAACGACCGTCCCCCAAGCCGCGCTTCGGCCACGGCGCCCGGACCCGGGCCGGTCCCTACGCGCTGATCGGCAGCTACCACGTCAGCCAGCAGAACACCTTCACCGGCAGGCTGACCGAACCCATGCTCGACGCCGTCTTCGAGCTGGCCCGAGAGGCATCCCGGCGGTGA
- a CDS encoding S8 family serine peptidase gives MKRWIAISACVCLITGGFARPASASNDPRFGDQWGLHRINAERSWWAGRAAGVTIAVLDTGVDDLHEDLNGKVIAGWDFHAGDNSANDENWHGTFVAGIAAAATDNGLGIAGTAPGATIMPVRVLGPEGSGRSSAVTAGVKWAADNGAKVINLSLANDGPMAFGAIPGLDNSIAYAFAKGAVVVAAAGNSSEPWCKSPAFSLFALCVGATHAGDQKAGFSNHGVRLDVVAPGQNIVSTYYRPGGPHNQYGLGLGTSFAAPFVSGVAALLMARGATNVQAMHAIRCSARDIGDYGYDVQTGFGLLDAERAVQALSNGLC, from the coding sequence ATGAAACGCTGGATAGCGATCTCTGCCTGCGTGTGCCTGATCACGGGCGGCTTCGCCCGCCCGGCCTCGGCCTCCAACGACCCCCGCTTCGGCGATCAGTGGGGGCTGCACAGAATCAACGCCGAGAGATCCTGGTGGGCCGGCCGCGCGGCCGGCGTGACGATCGCCGTCCTGGACACGGGCGTGGACGACCTCCACGAGGACCTCAACGGCAAAGTCATTGCCGGATGGGACTTCCACGCCGGTGACAACAGCGCCAACGACGAGAACTGGCACGGGACCTTCGTGGCCGGCATCGCCGCCGCCGCCACCGACAACGGACTGGGCATCGCCGGCACTGCCCCCGGCGCGACGATCATGCCCGTCCGCGTCCTCGGACCCGAGGGCAGCGGCAGAAGCTCGGCGGTGACGGCCGGAGTGAAATGGGCGGCGGACAACGGAGCGAAGGTGATCAACCTGTCCCTGGCCAACGACGGCCCGATGGCGTTCGGAGCAATCCCCGGCCTCGACAACTCCATTGCCTACGCCTTTGCGAAGGGCGCGGTCGTCGTAGCCGCAGCAGGCAACAGCAGCGAGCCTTGGTGCAAGTCCCCCGCCTTCAGCCTGTTCGCGCTGTGCGTCGGGGCCACCCACGCCGGCGACCAAAAGGCCGGCTTCTCAAACCACGGCGTGCGGCTGGACGTCGTCGCTCCGGGTCAGAACATCGTCTCGACCTATTACCGGCCCGGTGGCCCCCACAATCAGTACGGGTTGGGCCTGGGCACATCGTTCGCGGCCCCCTTCGTGTCGGGTGTGGCGGCCCTGCTGATGGCCCGGGGAGCGACCAATGTGCAGGCGATGCACGCGATCCGCTGCTCGGCCCGCGACATCGGCGACTACGGCTACGACGTCCAGACGGGTTTCGGACTCCTGGACGCGGAGCGGGCGGTGCAGGCTCTGAGCAACGGACTCTGCTGA
- a CDS encoding acyl-CoA dehydrogenase family protein: MDFKDSPEEAAFRAEVKAWLDANAPRKTAEQEDELPSMLDERDDESYIAAAKAWQKKMHDAGWATITWPPEYGGRGATPMQAYIFSQEMSRYDVPSGVYVIGLGMIGPTIMVHGSDEQKRRFLPPMRDGSEIWCQLWSEPNAGSDVASLQTRAERDPGGGDWILNGQKVWTTGAQYSKWGLIIARTDPDTPKHRGISAFIVDMTEPGVTVRPLRQMTGGSTFNEVFFDDVKVPAGQLVGDVNDGWRVALTTLMNERFAIGVGGARGATLQPLFKLARKTDLNGRPASEDPQIRQDLARVAIHARLLSLTGYRALTKVSKGGIPGPEGSAMKLVGTRLATEVSELGTRILGLSSLLMEQDAPDKGQWAMAFLGAPGIHLAGGTDEIMRNIIGERVLGLPKEPQVDRDLPFRELRVGTQR; encoded by the coding sequence ATGGACTTCAAGGACTCGCCCGAGGAGGCCGCCTTCCGCGCGGAGGTCAAGGCCTGGCTGGACGCCAACGCGCCCCGCAAGACAGCCGAGCAGGAGGACGAGCTTCCGTCGATGCTCGACGAGCGCGACGACGAGAGCTACATAGCCGCGGCCAAGGCCTGGCAGAAGAAGATGCACGACGCGGGATGGGCCACGATCACCTGGCCCCCCGAGTACGGGGGCCGCGGGGCGACACCCATGCAGGCGTACATCTTCAGCCAGGAGATGTCCCGCTACGACGTTCCGTCCGGCGTCTACGTCATCGGGCTCGGAATGATCGGCCCGACGATCATGGTCCACGGCAGCGACGAGCAGAAGAGGCGCTTCCTGCCGCCGATGCGCGACGGCTCCGAGATCTGGTGCCAGCTGTGGAGCGAGCCCAACGCCGGAAGCGACGTGGCGTCGCTTCAGACGCGCGCCGAGCGAGACCCGGGCGGCGGAGACTGGATCCTCAACGGACAGAAGGTCTGGACGACGGGGGCCCAGTACTCCAAGTGGGGGCTGATCATCGCCCGCACCGACCCCGACACCCCGAAGCACCGGGGAATCAGCGCCTTCATCGTGGACATGACCGAGCCCGGCGTGACCGTGAGGCCACTGCGCCAGATGACCGGCGGCTCGACGTTCAATGAGGTCTTCTTCGACGACGTGAAGGTCCCGGCGGGCCAGCTGGTGGGCGACGTGAACGACGGCTGGCGCGTCGCGCTGACCACGCTCATGAACGAGCGGTTCGCGATCGGCGTGGGCGGAGCCCGGGGAGCCACCCTGCAGCCGTTGTTCAAGCTGGCCCGCAAGACCGACCTCAACGGGCGTCCCGCATCCGAAGACCCTCAGATCCGGCAGGACCTGGCAAGGGTGGCCATCCACGCCCGGCTTCTGTCGCTCACCGGATACCGCGCGCTCACCAAGGTGTCCAAGGGCGGGATCCCCGGACCGGAGGGCTCGGCCATGAAGCTGGTCGGGACCAGGCTGGCCACCGAGGTCTCCGAGCTGGGGACCAGGATCCTCGGGCTGTCGTCGTTGCTGATGGAACAGGACGCGCCGGACAAGGGCCAGTGGGCGATGGCGTTCCTCGGCGCCCCCGGAATCCACCTCGCCGGCGGGACCGACGAGATCATGCGCAACATCATCGGCGAGCGCGTGCTCGGACTGCCGAAGGAGCCGCAGGTTGACCGCGACCTGCCTTTCCGCGAGCTGCGGGTCGGCACGCAACGCTGA